In Ignavibacteriota bacterium, the genomic window CGATGCGATACACAACAAAGACGTAGGTGCTGTGTGTGCGGAGATAGCGGAGCAGAAACTCGATTGCCAGAAAACCCACCACCCCCGAGACGACGGTTGCCACAAGCAGCGCCACTCCGAATTCCGAGACGAGTGTTTCGCGCAGTTTGTAGAGTTGGTACACACCGCTGAGAGCCACGGCGGGCACGCTGAGGAGAAAGGAGAACGCCGCGGCGGACTCGCGTTTCATGTTGAGGAAAAGACCCGCCGTGATGGTGGTGCCGGAACGTGACGCGCCTGGAATGAGCGCGACCGCCTGCGCAACACCGATGAGCATCGTGTCGAGCAGCGTCAGATCCGCCTCGCCCCGCGCGCGTTTGGAGACACGTTCGGCCGCGACGAGGAGCAGTGACAGAATTACCAGACTCGCGGAGATCACGTAGAGCGAGCGGAATGTGGTTTCGATAAGGTCCTTGAACACGAGTCCGCACACGGCGATGGGAAGTGTGCCGAACACGATCCACCATGCCATCGCGGAATCGCGCGTCGCGAAGGGTTTGCCGCGCAGTGTCTCGCGCAGACCAGCGGCGAGCAGCCGGCCGAGATCGGCGCGGAAGGCGACGAGTACCGCGGCGAGCGTCCCGATCTGTGTGACGGCGGTGAAGGGCGCGCCCGGATCCGGCCAGCCGAGCAGAGCGGGCACGACGCGCAGGTGGGCCGTGCTGCTCACGGGCAGAAATTCGGTAAGGCCCTGCACGGTGCCGAGCACTATGGCCTCGATGATGCTCATGTCCGCCTCGGATCGCCGCGTCGGGTCACAGCGTGACGATCTCGTTCCATTGCAGGGAATCGAGAATGCGGAAGGTGGCGCGTGTCGTCGCGATGAGACTCTCGACCGGGATCACACTCCCGCTCCTGTTGCGTATCGCCTGCAGGAAGCTGCGCACTTCGTCGCGATGTCCCTTGTCGCCGGAGCTTTTTTTCACCTCGCGTTTTCCGCCGCGGTACAGTTCGAGCGACATGAAGTTGTTGAGCACGGCCGTGGAGCCGGCATTGGACATGGTGATGCGCTCTTTCGGAACCCCGTTGTCGCCGTTGGACACGTAGGTGATGATGCCCAGGGAGCCGTCACTCATACGCATCGTGATGTTGAGCGTGTCGCAGTTCGTGACGGCCTCGCTCTCG contains:
- the uppP gene encoding undecaprenyl-diphosphatase UppP yields the protein MSIIEAIVLGTVQGLTEFLPVSSTAHLRVVPALLGWPDPGAPFTAVTQIGTLAAVLVAFRADLGRLLAAGLRETLRGKPFATRDSAMAWWIVFGTLPIAVCGLVFKDLIETTFRSLYVISASLVILSLLLVAAERVSKRARGEADLTLLDTMLIGVAQAVALIPGASRSGTTITAGLFLNMKRESAAAFSFLLSVPAVALSGVYQLYKLRETLVSEFGVALLVATVVSGVVGFLAIEFLLRYLRTHSTYVFVVYRIVLAGVLLALLSAGIVHP